TCGCGGGCTTTCGTGCGGGCTTGCTCAAGGCCCAGTAGTGCGGGGTAGGTGCTTTTACCCAGTTGCTGGTCAGCACCCTGGCGTTTGCCAAGGGTCGCAGTATCGCCGACCACATCGAGGATGTCATCCTGAACCTGAAACGCCAGGCCGACACACTGCGCGTAGCGTTCGAGCAGCGGCAGCGCGTCGCGACCGCGTTGCCCGGCGCTCAGCGCGCCCATTTTTACCGCCGCGCAGATCAGCGCCCCGGTTTTATGACGGTGGATCTGCTCCAGCCCTTCAAGAGAAACCTGCTCGTTCTCCGCTGCCAGATCCAGCGCCTGCCCGCCGCACATCCCGGCAACGCCGCTGGCGTTTGCGAGCGTGGCGACCATCGCCAGGCGATCTTCTGCGGCGACATCCGCCATTGGCGCTTCCGTCAGGATCGAGAAGGCCAGCGTCTGCAAGGCATCGCCCGCGAGAATGGCATTGGCTTCGCCAAATTTAATATGGCAGGTGGGCAGACCGCGACGCAGATCGTCGTCGTCCATCGCCGGCAGATCGTCATGCATTAATGAGTAAGCATGAATGCACTCCACCGCCGCGGCGGGCGCGTCTAGCGTTTGCTGGCTGACGCCGAACATGCGGCCGGTGGCATAAACCAAAAAGGGGCGCAGGCGTTTACCGCCTAAGAGTGCGCCATACTGCATCGCCTCAACCAGCGGAGTGTTCTGAAAGGGCAGGGGATCGATGAAACGGCGCAGCGCGTCGTTGGCCTGTTCAACGCAGGCCTGCAGTTGTTGATTGAAATCCATCTATTCAGCATCCGGAGCGAAAGGGGTTAACGGCGCCTCTTCGGTATCGGAGAGCAGGATCTGTACACGCTGCTCTGCCTGCTGAAGCTTAACCTGTCCCTGGCGGGCCAGCTGGACGCCGCGCTCGAATTCGTTCAGGGCATCTTCAAGCGGAAGTTCGCCGCTTTCAAGACGAGTGACAATCTGTTCCAGTTCGCTCAGTGCGGTTTCGAAACTGGCGGGTGCGTCGTTTTTCTTTGGCATAGTGAATGTCTGACTCTTCTATTATTCCGACTACGTTATGGTAGCGAAGTCGGGGCACATAGCAAATAACGCTCAGTGGTAATGCGTTGCACATGATCTTCGCGATGGTGGTATACTTCCGCGCCTGGATGCAGCCGCGGGTAAGGGCTGCTGTAAATTTTCCTCTACAGGCCTTTGCAGGCTTGCCAACGAACCATTGCCGCCATGAAGTTTATCATTAAATTGTTCCCGGAAATCACCATCAAAAGCCAATCTGTGCGTTTGCGCTTTATTAAAATTCTCACCGGGAACATTCGTAACGTTCTGAAGCACTACGATGAGGCGCTCGCCGTTGTGCGCCACTGGGACCATATTGAAGTGCGCGCCAAAGACGAGACTCAGCGTCTGGCCATCCGCGATGCGCTGACCCGCGTGCCGGGCATTCACCATGTGCTGGAGGTGGAAGATGTTCCGTTTACCTCTCTGCACGACATTTTTGAGAAAGCGCTGGCGCAGTATCGCGATGCAATCGAAGGCAAAACTTTCTGCGTGCGGGTAAAACGCCGCGGGCAACATGAGTTTAGCTCGATCGAAGCAGAACGCTACATCGGCGGCGGCCTTAATCAACACGTTGCGTCGGCAAAGGTTAAATTGACCCATCCGGATGTGACCGTACATCTGGAGATTGAAGACGATCGCCTGCTGCTGGTGAAGGGCCGTTATGAAGGTATTGGCGGCTTCCCGATCGGCACGCAGGAAGATGTGCTGTCGCTCATCTCCGGCGGGTTCGACTCTGGCGTCTCCAGCTATATGCTGATGCGTCGCGGCTGCCGCGTACACTACTGCTTCTTTAACCTTGGCGGCGCGGCGCATGAAATCGGCGTACGCCAGGTGGCGCACTATTTGTGGAACCGCTTCGGCAGTTCCCATCGCGTGCGCTTTGTGGCGATCAACTTTGAGCCGGTAGTGGGCGAGATCCTCGAGAAAGTCGACGACGGCCAGATGGGCGTGGTGCTGAAACGCATGATGGTCCGTGCAGCCTCTCAGGTAGCCGAGCGCTACGGCGTGCAGGCACTGGTGACCGGCGAAGCGCTGGGCCAGGTCTCCAGCCAGACGCTGACCAACCTGCGTTTGATTGATAACGTCTCCGATACGCTGATCCTGCGCCCGCTTATCTCTCACGATAAAGAGCACATCATCGATCTGGCGCGCAAAATCGGCACCGAAGATTTTGCCCGCACCATGCCGGAGTATTGCGGCGTGATCTCCAAAAAACCGACGGTAAAAGCGGTTAAAGGCAAGATTGAAGCGGAAGAGGCGAACTTCGATTTCGCGATCCTTGAGAAAGTGGTCGCGGAAGCGAGCAATATCGATATTCGTGAAATCGCGCAGCAGACCTCGGAAGAGGTGGTGGAGGTCGAAACGGTAACCGGCTTCGGTGAGAATGACGCGATCCTCGATATCCGCTCCATCGATGAGCAGGATGACAAGCCGTTGCAGCTTGAAGGCGTAGATGTGGTGTCGCTGCCGTTCTACAAGCTGAGCACCAAGTTTGGCGATCTCGATCAGAGCAAAACCTGGCTGCTGTGGTGTGAGCGCGGCGTGATGAGCCGCCTGCAGGCGCTTTATCTGCGTGAGCAGGGCTTTACCAATGTGAAGGTTTATCGCCCGTAGTTTTACGTTGTGCCAGGAATAGCACCGTGGATTGTGCCGGATGGCGGCTTCGCCTTATCCGGCCTACGCGGTGCAACATGCCATAAATACGTTTGCCGCATAGCATTCAAATAAACCGCACCTACCCGTAGGCCGGATAAGCGTCAGCGCCATCCGGCAAAAAAACCGCACGTACCTGTAGGCCGGATAAGCGTCAGCGCCATCCGGCAAACAGACCGCACGAACCTGTAGGCCGGATAAGGCGAAGCCGCCATCCGGCATGCAGTGCCAAAGCTTACGCTTCGTAGTAGTTATAAATTCCCGCCGCCATCACCAGCTGTGATGCCACGACGTGGGCCTTTTCGCGCCCGACCAGCAGATCGATAATCTTCAGACCAAAATCAATCGCCGTACCTGGTCCCTGGCTGGTCAACAGATTGACGCGCGGATCCCATACCACGCGCTTATCCTGCCACTGCTCCTCCGGGATCGTCTCCTTAAGCCCTGGAAAACCGGTCATATTGCCGATCGGGAAGATCTCATGGGGCACCAGCACGGTGCCGGCGGCGGCACAAATCGCCGCAACGATGCGCCCGGAGAGGTGAAACTGGCGCACGGTCTCTACCAGCAGCGGGTTATCGCGCATGCACTCCGCGCCCTTCAGCCCGCCAGGCAGCACAATAACGTCGTAATCGCCATCCGCTACCTCAACCAGCGGCGCGTCCGCTAACAGCTTTACGCCGCGCGAGCAGGTGATGACGCGCTCGCCGTCGCTGGCCACGCTGGCGGTAGTCACTGCGATCCCGCCGCGCACCAGCAGATCGATAGTGGTGACAGCCTCCATCTCTTCACTACCAGGGGCGAGACATATCAGAGCTGATGCGCTCATATTCACTCTCCTTACGTTTAATCAGGTCAAACAGCCGGGCATTCTCAGGCACCGCGATGCCGTGCGCGCGTGCGCGTCTTAGTAGATAGCCGGTAATGTAATCGCACTCGGTATGGCGCATCGCGCGCACATCCTGCAGCATCGATGAGATATTCTCCGCCGTGCTCTCAATTACTTGGTGAACATAGGCGATCAGCTCGTCGGCAGAGATATGGTGGCCTTCGCGCTCGATCACCGCCGCCACTTCGCGGGCGATTTTCTCTATCTCTTCCGGCACATCGCGCAGATCGCCATTCTTGCAGTCGCGTAGCGCCGTCAGCGGGTTGATGACGCAGTTCACCGCCAGCTTGCGCCACAGTGCGGGGCGAATGGTGTTGTGCCAGGCGACATCCGGCAGCGCCATTTGCAGCGTGTCGGCCAGATAGCTGAACTCGCCATCCTGCGCGCGCGCCGGGCCTATATGGGTGATGCCGCTGGCGACATGAATAATCACATTACCATCGCGGCGCGCAGCATGGGTGGTGGTGCCCATCAGCAGCGGATTAGGCAGGGATTTCAGCTCTTCTACGGTACCCATGCCGTTATGCAGCAACAGCACCGGCGTGGTGGGCGAGAGCGAGGCAACCAGCCCTTTTACCGCATCGGAGACCTGCCAGGCTTTAAGCGTGACCAGCAGCAGATCGCTGCGGGTCAGGAAATCGGGGTCGTTAGCCGTCAGGGACTCGTTAAAAATCGTGCCGTCTTCTTCAACCAGGTTCACACTGCAATAAGGTTGCGGGATACGTAACCAGCCCTGTACCTCATGTCCCTGCTTGCACAGTGCCGTTAACCACAGTTGCCCTAAGGCGCCGCATCCCAGTACGGTAATTCTCATTATTCCTCCTCACCTGCAACTGCGCCAGGTGTTACAGCGATAAGTATAGCGCTGTCAGCTAAGCTTCCAGTATTCAAGATTGTGTTAATACACAGTGCGGGTATTATGCATCGCTGAAATTACAGAGGGAGAGAAAAGATGCCATCTTTCGATATTGTTTCCGAAATTGATCTGCGCGAAGTGCAAAACGGCGTTGAGAATGCGACCCGTGAACTGGCCACGCGTTTCGACTTTCGCAACATTGAAGCGACGTTTGAATTAAACGAAACCAACAAAACCATCAAGGTGCTGAGCGAGTCTGACTTCCAGGTCAACCAGCTGCTCGATATCCTGCGCGCTAAGCTGCTAAAGCGCGGCATTGAAGGCACCTCGCTGGAAGTGCCGGAAGAGTTTATCCATAGCGGTAAAACCTGGTTTGTTGAAGCCAAGCTCAAGCAGGGGATTGACGCCGCCACGGCGAAGAAGATCATCAAGCTGATTAAAGAGAGCAAACTGAAGGTGCAGGCGCAGATTCAGGGTGAAGAGATCCGCGTGACCGGTAAAGCCCGTGACGACCTGCAGGCCGCCATGGCGCTGGTACGCGGCGGTAACTTAGGCCAGCCGTTCCAGTTTAAGAACTTCCGCGATTAATCGCTTGCCCTCTCCCGTGCGGGGGAGGGCGCTTCACCTTTAACCCGCAACTACCTGTTCCACTTCAAAACGGTTGGTCACCTTGCTGTCTATCTTCACATAGACGCTGCGCTCTTCCGGCACCACCATCGCTTCGCTCACCCCCTCCATTGCCAGCAGGCGCTGCTGCAACGCCGCATCCACTGCAACATCCTCAGGAATTGCGATACGCAAACTGCTGACATAAGGCGGCTCCTGCATGGTGCTGGCGACTAACAGCCAGACTACCGCCAGCAGCGCGCCGGCGAGGAACACTGTCTGGGAGTCGAAAAAGCCATCGACCCAACCGCCGAGCGAGCCGCCAATGGCTACGCCAAGGAACTGGCTGGTGGAGTAGATGCCCATCGCCGTGCCTTTATAGCCCGCGGGCGCTTCTTTACTGATAAGCGACGGCAGCAGCGCTTCCATCAGGTTAAAGGCGAGGAAGAAGATCTGTACGCCGATCACAATCTCCCAGAAGTGCGGGCCCGCCCCCCACAGCACAATTTCCGCGATCACCAGCAGGGCGACACAGAGCAGGAAGACGCGCTTCATTTTGCGCTTCACTTCGGCATAGATAATGAAGGGCACGACGGAGACAAACGACACCAGCATGGTGACGAGATAAATTTTCCAGTGCTGCGCCGCAGCAAACCCGGCAGTTTCCAGCTGGCCCGGCAGGGCGACAAAGGTCGACATCAGCAGTATATGCAGGCACATAATGCCGAAGTTGAGCTTAAGCAGCTTCGGGTTCGCCATTACCAGGCTAAAACAGCCTTTCACCATCCCTGATTCACGGTTGCGCACGTGCTGGGTGCTGTTTGGCACCACCCACAGCGTCAGCGCGATCCCAAGCGTGGCGAGACCGGCAATCATCCAGAAGAGCGCATGCAGACCCAGTTTATGGGTAATGATTGGGCCAAGCACCATGGCAATGGCGAAGGTGACGCCAAAACTGACGCCGATAAAGGCCATCGCTTTGGTGCGGTTCTGCTCGCGGGTTAAATCGGAGAGCAGCGCCATGACAGCAGCAGCAATCGCGCCGGAGCCTTGCAGCGCACGGCCGAGAATAATGCCCCAGATAGAGTGGGAGAGGGCGGCAATCACGCTGCCAGCGACAAAAATCACCAGCCCGCCGACGATCAGCGGCTTGCGGCCGATGCGATCCGAGAGCAGGCCGAAGGGAATTTGAAAGATGGCCTGAGCGAGGCCGTAAATACCAATTGCCAGACCGATTAATGCTTCGCTGGCGCCCTGCAGCGCCATACCGTACGTGGTCAGAACGGGCAGGACCATAAACATGCCGAGCATGCGCAGGGAGAATACAGTCCCTAAACCCCAGGTGGCGCGCAACTCGCCTGGCGTCATCTTGTAATCGTTCATTACCACCTCATGTTGAAAACCGGACATAGTGTAGTGCGGGGGCAGGGCGGGGTAAACACCAGCTTAATTAACAAATATTACCTGCGTGGATGGGATGGCGGGCATAAAAAAAGGGTGCCGAGGCACCCTTTATATGACGGTCTGGATCACCAGACGTAAGTCAGCAGGCTATGTGAATCCGGCACCATAAAGTCCACGGACATCATCACGCTGAGCGAAGTAATGGCGACAATCGAGAAGACGAACAGTTTGCGCGCCCACACTTTGTCATCCGCCACTTTATACCCGCGCAGCGCCATGCCCAGCCACCAGAGGCTCACCGCGGCAGCAACCACCAGGTATTTATAACCTGCATAGCCGCCCAGCGAGAGCATCAGGGTGGCGACAGCAAACGCCACGATATAGAGCGTGATGTGGTTTTTCGCCACGGAGATGCCTTTCACCACCGGCAGAACCGGGATGTTCGCTGCCTGATAATCCTTAAAGCGGAAAATCGCGATGGCATACGAGTGGGGCATCTGCCACAGGCTGAAAATCGCCAGCAGGATCGCCGCGCCGCTGTCAAACTCGTTGGTCACGGCGCAGTAGCCAATCACCGGCGGCGCTGCGCCGGAGAGAGAGCCAATCAGCGTACCGTAGACGGAGTGGCGTTTCATATAGAGGCTATACACCCCGACATAAACCACAAACCCCATCACCCGAGCCAGCAGGCCAGCGGATTTGCGCCGAACCACAGCAGCATAAAGCCAGCAATACCCAACAAGGCGGCGTACACCAGCGAGACTTTTGGCGAGATCAGCCCTCTGACCAGCACCCTGTTTTTCGTCCGCTCCATCTTTTTATCGATGTCACGGTCGATGTAGTTGTTAAAAACACAACCAGAGGCGACCACCAACGACACGCCAACCAGCGTGTAGAGGAACAGGGGGTAATCAATCTGGCCTTTAGAGGCCAGCAGGAACCCCCCAATCACGGAGATCAAATTGCCAAAAATAATGCCCGGTTTCGTTACTTGCAGGTATTGCTTGAACATACTCGCCGCTCTTAGTGAACCATCATGTTGTAGTTCAGGTTCCACATAATCCAGATGGAGCCCACTACCAGGATAGCGATGATAATCACGGTAAAGACAAAGGCGGTCAGGTTCCAGCGCTCCTCAGAAGAGGTGTTCATGTGCAGGAAGCAGACCAGATGAACCAAAATCTGTACCACTGCGGTGACCAGTACGGTCCCCAGAATTGCGGCGTGTGACGCGGTACCGCTCATCACCATCCAGAACGGAATGACCGTCAGGATGACTGACAGGATAAAACCTGTCATGTAGGTTTTTACGCTACCGTGGGATGCGCCGCTGTGATCGGTTGAATGACTCATTACATCGCCCCCATCAGATAAACAACAGAGAACACACAGATCCATACCACATCAAGGAAGTGCCAGAAGAGGCTCAGGCACATGATGCGGGTACGGTTTGTGCTGGTCAGGCCGCGACGGGAAACCTGGAACATCAGAACCGCCATCCAGATCAGGCCAGAGGTCACGTGCAGACCGTGGGTACCAACCAGCGCAAAGAACGCTGACAGGAAGCCGCTACGATCCGGACCCATACCTTCTGCAATCAGATGATGGAACTCATAGATCTCCATGCCGATAAAGCCCGCACCAAACAGGAAGGTCAGCGCAAGCCAGGAGATAACCTGGCTCTTGTTGCCCTTGTGCATGGCGATCGCCGCCATGCCGTAGGTGATGGAGCTGAACAGCAGCAGGAATGTCTCTACCAGAACGAACGGCAGTTCAAAAATGTCCTTGCCGGTCGGGCCGCCCGCTGTGCCGTTCACCAGAACGGCATAGGTCGCGAACAGACAGCTGAACAGAATGCAGTCGCTCATCAGGTAGATCCAGAAACCGAATACTTTATTCGGCCCTGCATCGTGGTGCCCGTGTTCGTGCGCATGGGCGTGCGCGTTGGTCAAAGTATCAGTTGCCATTTGTCAGCCCTGCTTTGTTGATCTCATCGAAATGCTGTTTTTCCAGTTTCTCGATTTCTGCAACCGGTACGTAGTAGTCCACGTCTTCGTCGAAGCTTTTCACAATCCAGCTGATGATGATGCCTGCGAAGCTGGCAATCGCCATCCACCAGATGTGCCAGATCATGGCAAAACCGAATACCGTTGCGAACGCGGCAATAACAATCCCGGCGCCGCTGTTTTTCGGCATATGAATCTCTTCATAGTGGGCAGGTTGCTTGTACGCTTCGCCTTTCTCTTTCATCTCCCAGAAAGCATCACGTTCGTGAATTTCCGGAACAACGGCAAAGTTATAGAACGGCGGAGGAGAGGAGGTTGCCCACTCCAGCGTACGGCCACCCCACGGGTCACCGGTCAGGTCACGGTTCTGATCGCGGTCACGAATAGAGACGTAGATCTGAATCAGCAGACACAGGATACCCAGTGCGATCAGCGCGGCACCACAAGCTGCAACAATCAGCATGCTGTGGAACTGCGGGTCAATATGCTGGCTGAGACGACGGGTCATACCCATGAAGCCCAGTACGTACAGCGGCATAAACGCAACGAAGAAGCCGATAATCCAGAACCAGAATGCGCGTTTACCCCAGGTTTCGTTCAGGGTGTAACCAAACGCTTTCGGCCACCAGTAGGTCATACCTGCGAAGCAACCAAATACCACGCCGCCGATGATGACGTTATGGAAGTGCGCAATCAGGAACAGGCTGTTATGCAGTACGAAGTCTGCGCCCGGAACCGCCAGCAGCACGCCGGTCATCCCACCTACGGAGAAGGTGACGATAAAGCCGATAGTCCACAGCATAGAGGAGTGGAATACGATACGGCCCTGGTACATGGTGAACAGCCAGTTGAAGATCTTCACCCCGGTCGGGATGGCGATAATCATCGTGGTAATACCGAAGAAGGCGTTTACGTTCGCGCCGGCACCCATAGTAAAGAAGTGGTGCAGCCAAACGATGAACGACAGGATGGTAATACACACGGTCGCCCACACCAGCGAGGTGTAGCCAAACAGGCGTTTACGCGAGAAGGTGGCGGTAATTTCGGAGAAGACCCCGAACACCGGCAGCACCAGAATGTACACTTCCGGGTGACCCCACGCCCAAATCAGGTTGATGTACATCATCATGTTGCCGCCCATATCGTTGGTAAAGAAATGGGTGCCCAGATAACGATCCAGGGTAAGCAACGCAATGGTAACCGTCAGAATTGGGAACGAAGCGATGATCAGCACGTTCGCGCACAGAGAGGCCCAGGTGAAGACCGGCATTTTGAACATGGTCATTCCTGGCGCACGCATGCGCAGGATGGTCACGAAGAAGTTAATACCGGTCAGCGTCGTACCGATACCAGAGAGCTGGAGACTCCAGATCCAGTAATCGACCCCGACACCAGGGCTGTACTCTATTCCCGAGAGCGGCGGATAAGCCAGCCAACCTGTCTGCGCGAATTCACCGACGCCCAGAGAGATGTTAACCAGAATCACGCCCACAACCGTGAACCAGAAGCTCAGGTTGTTAAGGAACGGGAAGGCAACGTCGCGTGCGCCGATCTGCAGCGGAACCACCAGGTTCATCAGACCGATAACAAACGGCATCGCCACGAAGAAGATCATAATCACGCCGTGGGCGGTGAAGATCTGATCGTAGTGGTGAGGCGGCAGGAAGCCCGCTTCGCCCATTGACGAAATCGCTTGTTGACTACGCATCATTACGGCGTCAGCAAAGCCGCGCAGCAGCATAACAACCGCTACGAGGACATACATGATGCCAAGACGTTTATGGTCAACCGAGGTCAACCACTCATTCCATAGCCATTTCCACTTACCGAAGTAAGAGAGCAGGCCGACTACCGCCAGACCACCGACGGCAATCGCAGCGATCGTAATCATGATAATCGGTTCATGATACGGCACTGCATCCAGTGTAAGTTTTCCGAACATCGTTTTCCTCGGCCCCTTAGTGAGAGGTTTCCGCGTGGCTCATGTCCATGCCTTCCATACCTTCGTGTGACTTGTGCTCACCTTCCGGTTGGGTCATGTCCATGCTCTTGCCGTGGCCCATAAATTTGTTAATAACATCTTTAAACAAATCGGGTTTCACGCTGGAGAAGTATTCAACCTTGTTGTATTCGCTTGGTGCGGCAATTTTCTCGTACGTGGCCATATCAGACACCGTAGTAGAAGACTGTTTCGCTTTGGCGACCCACTGGTCAAATGCGGCGCGGTCCGGCGTTGCAATGGCTTTAAACTTCATGCCTGAGAAGCCCGGGCCGCTGTAGCTGGCAGAGATGCCATCATACGTACCTGCTTCGTTGGCAATCAGATGCAGTTTGGTCTGCATACCGGCCATCGCGTAAATCTGGCTGCCCAGACGCGGAATAAAGAACGAGTTCATCACGGAGTTGGAAGTCACTTTGAATTCCACCGGAGTGTTCGCCGGGAAGGCGATTTCATTCACGGTAGCGATGCCCTGTTCCGGATAGATAAAGAACCATTTCCAGTCCATGGCAACCACTTCGATAGTAATCGGGCGTTCGTCATGTACCAGTGGTCTGCTCGGCTCGAGCGAGTGGGTGGTTTTCCACGTCAGCACGGCAAGGAACAGGATGATCAGAATCGGCACCGTCCAGACCACAGCTTCCACTTTATTGGAGTGTGACCAGTTCGGGCTATACTTCGCATCTTTATTGCTCGCACGATACTTCCAGGCAAAACCTACGGCCATTAAGATGGCAGGCACCACGACAATCATCATCAGGCCAAAAGCCGTCAGGATGAGTGAACGTTGCTCCATACCAATCTGTCCTTTGGGGTCAAGAAGCGCAGAATCGCAGCCACTGAGTAATACAGTGCCGGCGATTAAGGACATCCATCCCAAACTTTTATTGTATTTCCTGAGTCTCATTTAACGACCTCAATTCCACGGGATCTGGTGGCGCTTAAAGTGTGCGGGCATTTTACGGAAAGGTTACGTTACTGTAAACATGATTGGCTTTGTGTCAGTAAGGTGTTACTGGGTTCTGCCGCATATGTCACACGGAATGCAACAATCTGTAAAACCGGGCGTTCGCACAGCCAGAGAGAGCGATTATAACGAAAACCTGACGTTACAATCTGCGTTGAGGGTAAATTGGTATAACCAATCGTTCAAATAAACAAATAATTAACAATTATCCAGCAACTATTAAACATCATTGGAACGAATATGAAACCCAACAATTAATAACCGTGCTGAATCGTTATAGGATAGACCTTATTTTATAAGGCACAAATTAAATAAGATTTTTATTTTTTGCCCGCTCAGGGCGATTGGGCAAAAAACAAAAAATACGCCTGTTTAATGAGCGAAATAATAACGGCGCTAAATTTATTTTCCTGCTTTTTTTATTTTTAATAGCTGATTTTAAAAGAGTTATTCCTTTAAAAATAACCCTAAATTGCACTATGTAAAATATATCGCCACCCGCAGACGCCCGTTTTGCCCTCGCTAGAGCAGGGCGGTTCTGCGCAGGGCCAGCAGATCCAGCCCGCCACCGAACAGGATGCCCACCAACGCCAGCAGCGCGCCGCCCTCCAGGAGGAGGCCATCAACAGACCACTGCGTCAGACCCAGCGCATTGCTGGCAAGCACCAGCAGGCCAGCCGCAAGCAGCAGCGCGCCCGCACCAAGGATGCGCAGTGCCAGCCGGTACAGCGCCGTGAACTCGGTGCGCGGCATAAAGGCTTCTGTGCGCTGCGTGTACTCCAGCGTGCGTTTACACAGCAGCAGCAGCGCCAGCCCCGGGATTGCCGCAAAGATCGAAAAGAGATAAAAGGTCGGCCAGTCATAGCTGGCAACAAACCAGCCCGCCAGCGGCCCGACATAGACCCGGCCAACCGCCGAGAGCGCCGAGAGCAGCGCGAACTGTGTGGCGGAAAAGGCGCTGTTACAGAGCGTCATCAGCAGAGCGACAAACGCCGCCGTCCCCATGCCGCCGCAGAGGTTTTCGAAGAAGACCGCCGCGCCCATCGTCACA
This Kosakonia cowanii JCM 10956 = DSM 18146 DNA region includes the following protein-coding sequences:
- the ispA gene encoding (2E,6E)-farnesyl diphosphate synthase, whose product is MDFNQQLQACVEQANDALRRFIDPLPFQNTPLVEAMQYGALLGGKRLRPFLVYATGRMFGVSQQTLDAPAAAVECIHAYSLMHDDLPAMDDDDLRRGLPTCHIKFGEANAILAGDALQTLAFSILTEAPMADVAAEDRLAMVATLANASGVAGMCGGQALDLAAENEQVSLEGLEQIHRHKTGALICAAVKMGALSAGQRGRDALPLLERYAQCVGLAFQVQDDILDVVGDTATLGKRQGADQQLGKSTYPALLGLEQARTKARDLIDDARQALSLLSAQSLDTTALEALANYIIQRDK
- the xseB gene encoding exodeoxyribonuclease VII small subunit, which gives rise to MPKKNDAPASFETALSELEQIVTRLESGELPLEDALNEFERGVQLARQGQVKLQQAEQRVQILLSDTEEAPLTPFAPDAE
- the thiI gene encoding tRNA uracil 4-sulfurtransferase ThiI, with protein sequence MKFIIKLFPEITIKSQSVRLRFIKILTGNIRNVLKHYDEALAVVRHWDHIEVRAKDETQRLAIRDALTRVPGIHHVLEVEDVPFTSLHDIFEKALAQYRDAIEGKTFCVRVKRRGQHEFSSIEAERYIGGGLNQHVASAKVKLTHPDVTVHLEIEDDRLLLVKGRYEGIGGFPIGTQEDVLSLISGGFDSGVSSYMLMRRGCRVHYCFFNLGGAAHEIGVRQVAHYLWNRFGSSHRVRFVAINFEPVVGEILEKVDDGQMGVVLKRMMVRAASQVAERYGVQALVTGEALGQVSSQTLTNLRLIDNVSDTLILRPLISHDKEHIIDLARKIGTEDFARTMPEYCGVISKKPTVKAVKGKIEAEEANFDFAILEKVVAEASNIDIREIAQQTSEEVVEVETVTGFGENDAILDIRSIDEQDDKPLQLEGVDVVSLPFYKLSTKFGDLDQSKTWLLWCERGVMSRLQALYLREQGFTNVKVYRP
- the yajL gene encoding protein deglycase YajL, translating into MSASALICLAPGSEEMEAVTTIDLLVRGGIAVTTASVASDGERVITCSRGVKLLADAPLVEVADGDYDVIVLPGGLKGAECMRDNPLLVETVRQFHLSGRIVAAICAAAGTVLVPHEIFPIGNMTGFPGLKETIPEEQWQDKRVVWDPRVNLLTSQGPGTAIDFGLKIIDLLVGREKAHVVASQLVMAAGIYNYYEA
- the panE gene encoding 2-dehydropantoate 2-reductase; translation: MRITVLGCGALGQLWLTALCKQGHEVQGWLRIPQPYCSVNLVEEDGTIFNESLTANDPDFLTRSDLLLVTLKAWQVSDAVKGLVASLSPTTPVLLLHNGMGTVEELKSLPNPLLMGTTTHAARRDGNVIIHVASGITHIGPARAQDGEFSYLADTLQMALPDVAWHNTIRPALWRKLAVNCVINPLTALRDCKNGDLRDVPEEIEKIAREVAAVIEREGHHISADELIAYVHQVIESTAENISSMLQDVRAMRHTECDYITGYLLRRARAHGIAVPENARLFDLIKRKESEYERISSDMSRPW
- a CDS encoding YajQ family cyclic di-GMP-binding protein, with amino-acid sequence MPSFDIVSEIDLREVQNGVENATRELATRFDFRNIEATFELNETNKTIKVLSESDFQVNQLLDILRAKLLKRGIEGTSLEVPEEFIHSGKTWFVEAKLKQGIDAATAKKIIKLIKESKLKVQAQIQGEEIRVTGKARDDLQAAMALVRGGNLGQPFQFKNFRD
- a CDS encoding MFS transporter — translated: MNDYKMTPGELRATWGLGTVFSLRMLGMFMVLPVLTTYGMALQGASEALIGLAIGIYGLAQAIFQIPFGLLSDRIGRKPLIVGGLVIFVAGSVIAALSHSIWGIILGRALQGSGAIAAAVMALLSDLTREQNRTKAMAFIGVSFGVTFAIAMVLGPIITHKLGLHALFWMIAGLATLGIALTLWVVPNSTQHVRNRESGMVKGCFSLVMANPKLLKLNFGIMCLHILLMSTFVALPGQLETAGFAAAQHWKIYLVTMLVSFVSVVPFIIYAEVKRKMKRVFLLCVALLVIAEIVLWGAGPHFWEIVIGVQIFFLAFNLMEALLPSLISKEAPAGYKGTAMGIYSTSQFLGVAIGGSLGGWVDGFFDSQTVFLAGALLAVVWLLVASTMQEPPYVSSLRIAIPEDVAVDAALQQRLLAMEGVSEAMVVPEERSVYVKIDSKVTNRFEVEQVVAG
- a CDS encoding cytochrome o ubiquinol oxidase subunit IV, giving the protein MSHSTDHSGASHGSVKTYMTGFILSVILTVIPFWMVMSGTASHAAILGTVLVTAVVQILVHLVCFLHMNTSSEERWNLTAFVFTVIIIAILVVGSIWIMWNLNYNMMVH
- a CDS encoding cytochrome o ubiquinol oxidase subunit III — encoded protein: MATDTLTNAHAHAHEHGHHDAGPNKVFGFWIYLMSDCILFSCLFATYAVLVNGTAGGPTGKDIFELPFVLVETFLLLFSSITYGMAAIAMHKGNKSQVISWLALTFLFGAGFIGMEIYEFHHLIAEGMGPDRSGFLSAFFALVGTHGLHVTSGLIWMAVLMFQVSRRGLTSTNRTRIMCLSLFWHFLDVVWICVFSVVYLMGAM